In Anseongella ginsenosidimutans, one genomic interval encodes:
- a CDS encoding DUF1501 domain-containing protein, whose product MNEKLLKEANQKALSYITRRHFLLDCVAGMGSIALGSLLAGCGSSIAGTGAAPSLIDPANPMAPKIPHFAPRAKSVIYLHMAGAPSQLELFDYKPELHKLHNKPCPPPCWKGKSSLLSAVYLRCWGLRPNSGNTAKAAPGYRITCLIFHRW is encoded by the coding sequence ATGAACGAGAAATTACTTAAAGAAGCCAACCAGAAAGCGCTTAGTTATATCACCCGGCGGCATTTCCTGCTTGACTGCGTAGCCGGCATGGGCAGCATTGCCCTCGGTTCGCTGCTGGCAGGATGCGGCAGTAGTATCGCAGGTACGGGAGCGGCTCCATCACTCATAGACCCGGCGAATCCCATGGCGCCCAAGATACCGCACTTTGCTCCCCGCGCAAAGAGTGTGATCTACCTGCACATGGCCGGCGCCCCTTCCCAGCTGGAATTATTCGACTATAAACCCGAACTGCATAAACTCCATAATAAACCCTGCCCCCCTCCCTGCTGGAAGGGAAAAAGTTCGCTTTTATCCGCGGTGTACCTCAGATGCTGGGGCCTCAGGCCGAATTCAGGCAATACGGCGAAAGCCGCGCCTGGGTATCGGATCACCTGCCTCATTTTTCACAGGTGGTAG
- a CDS encoding DUF1553 domain-containing protein: MRHSLKNKLLAGGTLAILLIILAIVFRPEEQVDFSTQVKPILNKHCISCHGGVKQNGGFSVLFREQAMDTTESGKPAIIPGDAKHSEFIRRLTAEDPEERMPYKNPPLSKEEIDILTRWIDQGAKWGKHWAYTLPEKVSLPENNSLLASFFSSSTEDNASTPIDRFILKKLEEKDLEPSPEAEKATLLRRLSLDLTGLPPDEDLVEAFLADNSADAYEKIVDTLLASPHFGERWTAWWLDMARYSDTKGYEKDRSREIWRFRDWVIQAFNEDKPFDEFTIEQLAGDLLPTPTREQLVATAFHRNTMNNDEGGTDSEEYRIASVIDRVNTTWEVWQSTTFACVQCHSHTYDPFHFEEYYEFMAFFNNTRDEDTEGDFPKLRFYSEEEQKEVEEIKSWVARYGDKTDQDAVGQFLKVLEPKINAHTCDEFVNGTLADTKWLSIRHQGSCRMPSVDTRGASRFYINYWTGSSGGKMEIRLDSVSGPSIASIDLPATQGRQIISAPVTPVEGRHDLYLVFINPTIDSRQSVCYVEWMAFRDPLPGEGEAGYGEIKESFFQLVNANPSTVPVMVENPPHMSRTTQVFERGNWMVKGEVVQPDVPDELNDFPEGAPRNRLGLAQWLVSPENPLTARTMVNRFWEQLFGRGLVETLEDMGSQGSLPTHPALLDWLALRFVNEMDWSMKKLLKEMVMSATYRQSSKASPELIRKDPDNKWYARGPRFRLSAEQVRDQALAVSGLLSDKMFGPSVMPWQPEGVWQTVYSGEYWKLSEGEDQYRRAVYTFHKRTSPYPSFISFDATSREVCLVQRITTNTPLQALVTLNDPVYQEASRSLALKMEQAGDKDIKAAIREGYQRAMLKPIPEEKLEVLEKLYRQAYQKYKEEPEEARKLLMLPAEADLTGATPQRAALTIVANAIMNLDEFLTKS; encoded by the coding sequence ATGAGGCACTCTTTAAAAAATAAATTACTGGCAGGCGGCACGTTGGCTATTTTGCTGATCATCCTGGCAATTGTATTCCGGCCGGAAGAACAAGTAGATTTCAGCACACAGGTGAAGCCCATCCTGAACAAACATTGCATCAGCTGTCATGGAGGGGTAAAGCAGAACGGAGGTTTCAGCGTGCTTTTCAGGGAGCAGGCAATGGATACAACGGAGTCCGGAAAGCCGGCGATTATTCCGGGAGATGCAAAGCATAGCGAATTTATCCGCCGTCTTACAGCGGAAGACCCTGAAGAACGCATGCCATATAAGAACCCGCCTCTGAGTAAGGAAGAGATCGATATTCTTACCCGCTGGATTGATCAGGGCGCCAAATGGGGTAAACATTGGGCTTACACACTGCCTGAAAAGGTGAGCCTACCCGAAAACAACAGCCTGCTGGCTTCTTTCTTCAGCAGTAGCACGGAAGATAATGCATCAACGCCTATTGACCGCTTCATTCTTAAAAAACTGGAGGAAAAGGACCTGGAACCCTCACCTGAGGCCGAAAAAGCCACGTTGCTGCGCCGCCTTTCCCTTGACCTTACCGGGCTACCTCCGGATGAGGATCTTGTTGAGGCTTTCCTTGCCGATAATTCTGCAGACGCTTACGAAAAAATAGTCGACACGCTACTGGCTTCTCCTCATTTTGGGGAACGCTGGACTGCCTGGTGGCTGGATATGGCGCGATATTCCGATACCAAGGGTTATGAAAAGGACAGGTCCCGTGAAATCTGGCGGTTTCGTGACTGGGTAATCCAGGCCTTCAATGAAGACAAGCCTTTTGACGAATTCACCATTGAACAGCTGGCGGGTGACCTGCTTCCAACTCCCACCAGGGAGCAACTGGTTGCCACTGCTTTCCACAGGAATACGATGAATAATGATGAAGGGGGGACCGACAGCGAGGAATACCGGATCGCCTCCGTCATTGACAGGGTCAATACCACCTGGGAGGTTTGGCAAAGCACAACCTTCGCCTGCGTTCAATGCCACAGCCATACCTATGATCCTTTTCATTTCGAAGAATATTATGAGTTCATGGCCTTTTTCAACAATACGCGCGATGAAGACACAGAGGGCGATTTTCCCAAGCTTCGCTTCTACAGTGAAGAGGAGCAGAAAGAAGTAGAAGAAATAAAAAGCTGGGTGGCACGCTATGGAGATAAGACCGATCAGGATGCGGTCGGTCAGTTCCTGAAGGTACTTGAACCAAAAATAAATGCGCATACGTGCGACGAATTTGTAAACGGAACCCTGGCGGATACCAAATGGCTGAGTATCCGCCACCAGGGCAGCTGCCGGATGCCTTCTGTAGATACCCGGGGAGCTTCACGCTTCTATATTAACTACTGGACAGGATCCTCCGGCGGGAAAATGGAGATCCGGCTGGACAGCGTTTCCGGCCCTTCCATCGCCAGTATCGACCTGCCCGCCACCCAGGGACGACAAATTATTTCCGCTCCCGTAACACCTGTTGAAGGAAGGCATGACTTGTACCTTGTATTCATTAATCCGACGATAGACTCCCGTCAATCAGTATGTTATGTAGAGTGGATGGCTTTCCGGGATCCCCTTCCCGGCGAAGGAGAAGCAGGCTACGGGGAAATAAAGGAAAGCTTTTTCCAGCTAGTTAACGCGAACCCGTCTACCGTTCCGGTCATGGTGGAGAACCCGCCGCACATGAGCAGGACTACCCAGGTATTTGAACGGGGAAACTGGATGGTGAAGGGAGAAGTCGTGCAGCCGGACGTGCCGGACGAACTGAACGATTTTCCTGAAGGAGCGCCGCGGAACCGGCTGGGCCTGGCGCAATGGCTGGTAAGCCCGGAAAACCCGCTCACAGCCAGAACGATGGTCAATCGTTTTTGGGAACAGCTTTTCGGCCGCGGGCTCGTGGAAACGCTCGAAGACATGGGCTCCCAGGGAAGCTTGCCCACGCATCCGGCCTTGCTGGACTGGCTCGCCCTGCGCTTTGTGAACGAAATGGACTGGAGTATGAAGAAACTGCTGAAGGAAATGGTGATGTCAGCCACGTACCGGCAATCTTCCAAAGCCAGCCCGGAACTGATCCGGAAAGACCCTGATAATAAATGGTATGCCAGGGGGCCCCGCTTCCGCCTGAGCGCCGAACAGGTGCGTGACCAGGCATTAGCGGTGAGCGGCCTGCTAAGCGATAAAATGTTCGGCCCCAGCGTCATGCCCTGGCAGCCGGAAGGCGTATGGCAAACCGTTTACAGCGGGGAATACTGGAAACTCAGCGAAGGAGAAGACCAGTACCGGCGGGCGGTCTACACCTTCCATAAACGCACCAGCCCCTACCCTTCCTTTATCAGCTTTGATGCCACCAGCCGGGAAGTTTGCCTGGTACAGCGGATCACTACCAATACGCCCCTGCAGGCGCTGGTGACCCTGAATGACCCGGTTTACCAGGAAGCCTCACGAAGCCTGGCGTTGAAAATGGAGCAGGCAGGCGATAAAGATATAAAAGCGGCCATCCGGGAAGGATACCAGCGAGCCATGCTGAAGCCGATTCCCGAAGAAAAGCTGGAAGTACTGGAAAAGCTGTACCGGCAGGCCTATCAAAAATACAAGGAAGAACCGGAAGAAGCCCGGAAATTATTAATGCTTCCCGCCGAAGCGGACCTCACGGGGGCCACTCCCCAGCGGGCAGCACTCACCATTGTGGCGAATGCCATAATGAACCTGGACGAATTTTTAACAAAATCATGA
- the alaS gene encoding alanine--tRNA ligase, with product MTSNEIRSAFLDFFAAKGHEIVPSAPLVIKNDPTLMFTNAGMNQFKDIFLGVRSPEWPRVADTQKCLRVSGKHNDLEEVGYDTYHHTMFEMLGNWSFGDYFKKEAVSWSWELLTRVYGLPEDRLYVTIFEGDAGESLVKDEEALECWKQHIAPGRILEGSKKDNFWEMGDTGPCGPCSEIHIDLRPDAERALLEGKELVNRDHPLVVEIWNNVFIQYNRKADGNLEALPTKHVDTGMGFERLCMALQGKTSSYDTDVFQPLIRYIADRSGKEYGKDKMESVAMRVMADHIRAIAFAITDGQLPANTGAGYVIRRILRRALRYGFTFLGFKEPFLYQLTDVLAGQFNGVFSELTEQKEFVKKVIQEEEAAFLRTLAGGIQRFEKYAEELQATSAEAGQTAGEQAAGGKVEGAFAFELYDTYGFPVDLTQLLAREKGLEVDMEAYREALEKQKARSRTATAVDTGDWVELLPGIETAFVGYDKLECEARIVKYRKITTKGKEQYQLVLDQTPFYGESGGQVGDTGVLSNESGSVPIIDTKKENNLIVHFSETLPAQPEAGFRAIVDQAKRRDTAANHTATHLLHAVLKEVLGAHVQQKGSLVNPEYLRFDFSHFSRLTEEELAAVERLVNERIRENIPLEERRFVPYQDALEEGVTALFGEKYGDLVRVITFDPDFSRELCGGTHVAATGQIGFLKITSESAVAAGVRRIEAITAEKAETYVNTQLAVLKQGRDLLKNPSDLLKSLQALLQENQQLKKEKEQAVLQQAAGIKDELLAGMEELNGARLIARQVQIPSAEAIKSLAFELRSAVDNLFLVLGAELDGKAHLTVMISDALVKEKGLNAGAIVRELGKEIRGGGGGQAFYATAGGKDPGGLQKALDKARQFILP from the coding sequence ATGACTTCTAACGAGATAAGGAGCGCTTTCCTGGATTTTTTTGCGGCCAAAGGGCATGAGATCGTCCCATCCGCCCCCCTGGTGATCAAAAATGATCCTACCCTAATGTTCACCAATGCGGGAATGAACCAGTTCAAGGATATTTTCCTGGGCGTAAGATCGCCCGAGTGGCCTCGTGTAGCGGACACGCAAAAATGCCTGCGGGTTTCGGGCAAGCATAATGACCTGGAAGAAGTAGGTTATGATACCTATCATCATACCATGTTTGAAATGCTCGGGAACTGGAGTTTCGGAGATTATTTTAAGAAGGAGGCCGTTTCCTGGAGCTGGGAGCTGCTTACCAGGGTGTACGGCCTGCCGGAAGACCGGCTGTATGTCACCATCTTTGAAGGAGATGCAGGGGAATCCCTTGTAAAGGACGAAGAGGCGCTTGAGTGCTGGAAACAGCATATTGCCCCGGGCCGCATACTCGAAGGAAGTAAAAAAGATAATTTCTGGGAAATGGGTGATACCGGCCCCTGCGGCCCCTGTTCGGAAATTCATATTGATCTTCGTCCTGATGCGGAAAGAGCGTTGCTGGAGGGGAAGGAACTGGTGAACAGGGATCATCCCCTGGTGGTGGAGATATGGAATAATGTTTTTATCCAGTACAACCGGAAAGCGGACGGAAACCTTGAAGCGCTTCCAACAAAGCATGTAGATACGGGCATGGGCTTTGAGCGGCTTTGCATGGCGCTGCAGGGCAAGACTTCCAGCTATGATACGGATGTTTTTCAGCCACTGATCCGTTACATTGCCGACCGAAGCGGGAAAGAATATGGGAAAGACAAGATGGAGAGCGTGGCCATGCGGGTAATGGCCGATCATATCCGCGCTATTGCCTTTGCCATTACGGACGGGCAGCTGCCGGCTAATACCGGGGCCGGTTACGTGATACGGCGGATCTTGCGCCGCGCACTGCGTTACGGGTTTACTTTCCTGGGCTTTAAAGAACCTTTCCTTTACCAGCTGACAGACGTGCTGGCCGGACAGTTCAACGGCGTGTTCAGTGAGTTAACGGAGCAGAAGGAATTCGTGAAGAAAGTAATCCAGGAAGAAGAGGCGGCATTCCTGCGAACGCTCGCCGGCGGAATACAACGCTTTGAAAAGTACGCGGAAGAGCTGCAGGCTACGTCCGCTGAAGCCGGGCAAACCGCGGGCGAACAAGCTGCCGGAGGAAAGGTAGAAGGCGCATTCGCCTTCGAATTGTACGATACGTATGGTTTTCCTGTGGATCTTACCCAATTGCTGGCCAGGGAGAAGGGCCTTGAAGTGGATATGGAAGCTTACCGGGAGGCGCTTGAAAAGCAAAAGGCGCGGTCCAGAACAGCTACTGCCGTGGATACCGGGGACTGGGTAGAATTATTGCCCGGCATAGAAACAGCATTTGTAGGATATGATAAACTGGAATGCGAAGCCCGCATTGTTAAATACCGGAAAATAACCACCAAAGGAAAAGAGCAATACCAGCTCGTACTTGACCAGACACCTTTCTATGGCGAAAGCGGCGGTCAGGTAGGCGATACGGGTGTGCTTTCAAATGAAAGCGGATCGGTCCCGATCATCGATACTAAAAAAGAAAATAACCTGATCGTTCATTTTTCCGAAACGCTTCCGGCTCAGCCTGAAGCTGGTTTCCGGGCAATTGTCGATCAGGCTAAGCGTCGGGATACGGCAGCGAATCATACGGCCACGCACCTCCTGCACGCCGTCCTGAAAGAGGTACTGGGCGCTCACGTACAACAGAAGGGCTCCCTCGTAAATCCGGAATACCTGCGTTTTGATTTTTCTCATTTCTCCCGCCTTACCGAGGAGGAACTGGCAGCGGTGGAGCGCCTGGTCAATGAAAGGATCCGCGAAAACATTCCCCTGGAAGAACGCCGCTTTGTTCCTTACCAGGATGCGCTGGAAGAAGGCGTTACCGCATTGTTCGGCGAGAAATACGGGGACCTGGTCCGGGTGATCACCTTTGACCCGGATTTTTCCCGGGAACTTTGCGGAGGCACGCATGTGGCGGCGACCGGGCAGATTGGATTTCTAAAGATCACCTCCGAAAGCGCGGTGGCAGCGGGAGTTCGCCGCATTGAAGCCATCACGGCGGAGAAGGCCGAAACCTACGTGAATACGCAGCTGGCTGTTTTAAAACAGGGCCGCGACTTATTGAAGAACCCCTCCGACCTGTTGAAAAGCCTGCAGGCCTTACTGCAGGAAAACCAGCAGCTGAAAAAGGAAAAGGAGCAGGCGGTGCTGCAGCAGGCGGCCGGGATAAAAGACGAGCTGCTTGCGGGTATGGAAGAACTTAACGGAGCCCGGCTGATTGCCCGCCAGGTACAAATACCCTCTGCCGAGGCAATCAAAAGCCTGGCTTTCGAGCTTCGCAGCGCCGTAGATAACTTATTCCTGGTACTGGGCGCCGAACTGGACGGGAAAGCGCATCTGACGGTAATGATCTCCGACGCACTTGTGAAAGAAAAGGGCCTGAATGCCGGGGCCATTGTGCGGGAACTTGGCAAAGAGATCCGCGGCGGCGGCGGCGGGCAGGCTTTTTACGCCACCGCCGGCGGCAAGGACCCGGGCGGCCTGCAGAAGGCCCTGGACAAGGCCAGGCAGTTCATTTTACCTTAG
- a CDS encoding DUF1501 domain-containing protein, with product MLGPQAEFRQYGESRAWVSDHLPHFSQVVDEVSFLKAVHTDQFNHGPAQLFMHTGSPRLGRPSIGSWVTYGLGSENSNLPGFVVLTSGGKTPDAGKSVWGSGFLPSVYQGVQCRSKGDPVLYISDPEGIDRDLKKQTINAINEVNRQEYEAFHDPEIITRISQYEMAYKMQVAVPDVMNINDEPEYIHELYGTEPGQESFANNCLLARKLVEKGVRFVQLFDWGWDSHGTDKSTAINVGFRSKCQQIDRAMTALLMDLKQRGLLDETLVVWGGEFGRTPMQENRGNQEMPFLGRDHHTDAYTIWMAGGGVKRGGSYGETDEIGFEALSGKTSVHDVHATMLHLLGFDHERLTYEFQGRPFRLTDVAGEVVRPIIA from the coding sequence ATGCTGGGGCCTCAGGCCGAATTCAGGCAATACGGCGAAAGCCGCGCCTGGGTATCGGATCACCTGCCTCATTTTTCACAGGTGGTAGACGAGGTCAGCTTTCTTAAAGCCGTACATACCGATCAGTTCAACCACGGCCCCGCCCAGCTGTTCATGCATACCGGCAGTCCGCGGCTGGGAAGACCGAGCATTGGCTCTTGGGTCACCTACGGGCTGGGTTCGGAAAACAGCAACCTGCCCGGCTTCGTAGTCCTTACGTCCGGCGGAAAAACTCCCGACGCAGGCAAAAGCGTATGGGGAAGCGGCTTTCTCCCTTCGGTTTACCAGGGAGTACAATGCCGCTCCAAAGGCGATCCCGTGCTGTACATCAGCGACCCGGAAGGCATTGACCGCGATCTGAAGAAGCAAACGATCAATGCCATTAACGAAGTTAACCGGCAGGAGTACGAGGCTTTTCACGACCCGGAGATCATCACCCGTATCAGCCAATATGAAATGGCCTATAAAATGCAGGTCGCCGTTCCGGATGTCATGAATATCAATGACGAACCGGAATATATCCACGAGTTATACGGCACGGAACCCGGCCAGGAATCCTTTGCCAACAATTGCCTGCTTGCCCGTAAACTGGTAGAAAAAGGCGTGCGCTTTGTTCAGTTATTTGACTGGGGATGGGACAGTCACGGCACGGATAAAAGCACGGCCATAAATGTAGGTTTCCGCAGCAAATGCCAGCAAATAGACCGGGCCATGACAGCCCTCCTGATGGACCTGAAACAGCGAGGGTTGCTTGACGAGACCCTCGTAGTCTGGGGTGGAGAGTTTGGCCGCACGCCCATGCAGGAAAACCGGGGGAACCAGGAAATGCCCTTTTTGGGAAGAGACCATCATACCGATGCCTATACGATCTGGATGGCCGGCGGCGGCGTTAAGCGGGGAGGCAGCTACGGGGAAACCGACGAGATTGGCTTTGAAGCGCTGAGTGGTAAAACTTCCGTGCATGATGTACATGCCACCATGCTGCATCTGCTTGGTTTCGATCATGAACGACTAACTTATGAATTCCAGGGAAGACCTTTCCGCCTGACCGATGTGGCGGGGGAAGTTGTCCGCCCCATTATAGCCTGA
- a CDS encoding sugar phosphate isomerase/epimerase family protein, whose translation MTRILVILMLSMLTLSTMTNSQQLPAGSELNDLKIKFFCTNWGMQESWDSFCAKAKAAGYDGVETWLPGNEEERAAMFSAFEKYGLEFIFLNSGNGKDFESYLDNFTQNLQRVVSYKPVLVNCHTGKDHFSFGQNQALIAAAAAISRESGIPVVHETHRGRFSFAAHITKEYLEKIPDLRLTLDISHWCNVHESMLGDQEAAVSLALSRTDHIHTRVGFPEGPQVNDPRAPEWKDVLEQHLEWWDGVVGAKIKQGGSLLTITPEFGPPDYMPTLPYTRQPVSSQWDINVYMMNLLKARYGKK comes from the coding sequence ATGACCAGAATCCTTGTTATTTTAATGCTTTCCATGCTTACTCTTTCTACCATGACGAACAGTCAGCAACTGCCCGCAGGTTCGGAGCTTAATGATCTGAAAATCAAATTTTTCTGTACCAATTGGGGGATGCAGGAATCCTGGGACAGCTTTTGCGCAAAGGCGAAGGCCGCCGGATACGACGGGGTAGAAACCTGGCTGCCGGGAAACGAAGAAGAACGGGCCGCCATGTTCAGCGCTTTTGAAAAATACGGCCTGGAGTTCATTTTCCTGAACAGCGGAAATGGGAAAGATTTTGAAAGCTACCTGGATAATTTTACGCAGAACCTGCAGCGCGTGGTGAGTTATAAGCCGGTGTTGGTGAACTGTCATACAGGGAAGGATCATTTTAGCTTTGGACAAAACCAGGCGCTGATCGCCGCGGCGGCAGCGATCAGCAGGGAAAGCGGTATTCCCGTCGTGCATGAAACCCACCGGGGGCGTTTCAGTTTTGCCGCTCATATTACCAAAGAATATTTGGAAAAAATACCGGACCTGCGCCTGACCCTGGATATTTCTCACTGGTGCAACGTTCACGAATCCATGCTCGGCGATCAGGAAGCGGCGGTTTCGCTGGCCTTGAGCCGCACGGACCATATTCATACCCGCGTGGGCTTCCCGGAAGGCCCCCAGGTGAACGATCCCCGCGCCCCGGAATGGAAAGACGTGCTGGAACAGCACCTGGAATGGTGGGACGGCGTAGTGGGCGCTAAAATAAAACAAGGTGGCAGCCTGCTTACCATTACTCCTGAATTCGGCCCGCCGGACTATATGCCCACCCTGCCATACACCCGGCAGCCGGTAAGCAGTCAATGGGATATTAACGTATATATGATGAACCTGCTGAAAGCAAGATACGGCAAGAAATAG
- a CDS encoding M23 family metallopeptidase, giving the protein MNKVKYYYNTHTLKYEKVEVSISRKAYRIFGFFAAVAVFSAIIISIAYSYLDSPKEKRLKREISQLELQYDILQNRMQQMEVVLNDLQDRDNNIYRVVFEAEPIPLEVRQAGFGGTNRYKHLENFDYGKLMVSTTEKLEQLSRQLYVQSKSYDFLINSVKNKHKMLASVPAIQPISNKKLKHMASGYGMRIHPIYKTAKMHYGMDFTAPRGTEIYATGDGTIKKAETDRGFGNHVVIQHGYGYESLYGHMSKILVKPGEKVKRGEVIGLVGNSGTSTAPHVHYEVHKNGKPVNPVHFYFNDLTPAEYQHMLKISSQANQSFD; this is encoded by the coding sequence ATGAATAAGGTAAAGTACTATTACAATACCCATACGTTAAAATACGAAAAGGTAGAAGTTAGTATATCCAGGAAGGCTTACCGCATCTTCGGTTTTTTTGCTGCAGTTGCGGTTTTTTCTGCCATCATCATTTCGATCGCTTATTCCTACCTGGATTCGCCCAAAGAAAAACGCCTGAAACGGGAAATCAGCCAGCTGGAACTCCAGTATGATATATTGCAGAACCGTATGCAGCAAATGGAAGTGGTACTGAACGACCTCCAGGATCGCGATAACAATATTTATCGCGTGGTTTTCGAAGCGGAGCCCATTCCGCTGGAAGTGAGGCAGGCCGGTTTTGGCGGTACCAACCGTTACAAACACCTTGAAAATTTCGATTACGGAAAGCTCATGGTCAGTACGACGGAAAAACTCGAACAACTTTCCAGGCAGTTGTACGTCCAGTCAAAGTCTTACGACTTCCTGATCAACTCGGTAAAGAACAAACACAAAATGCTTGCTTCCGTGCCTGCCATCCAGCCTATTTCCAACAAAAAGCTGAAACATATGGCTTCCGGTTACGGTATGCGCATCCATCCTATTTATAAAACGGCAAAGATGCATTACGGGATGGATTTCACCGCCCCGCGCGGCACAGAGATTTATGCCACCGGCGACGGCACAATAAAAAAGGCCGAAACCGACAGGGGCTTTGGGAACCATGTGGTGATTCAGCACGGATACGGCTATGAATCCTTATACGGGCATATGAGTAAAATCCTCGTAAAGCCTGGCGAGAAGGTAAAACGCGGAGAAGTCATCGGGCTGGTCGGCAACTCCGGAACTTCCACGGCCCCCCATGTTCATTACGAAGTACATAAGAACGGAAAGCCGGTAAACCCGGTTCATTTTTACTTCAATGATCTCACGCCGGCGGAGTATCAGCACATGCTGAAAATCTCCTCGCAGGCCAATCAGTCCTTTGACTAG
- a CDS encoding hydroxypyruvate isomerase family protein, with the protein MTISRRQALGKMAAGTAALMISDTLSGRLSAADKKLDPKMKGRINHSVCKWCFPDTSLEDLCKAGKELGLQSIELLTVIDFPLLQKYGLECGMVSGVPGGIPQGLNRMENHDKIVEFFEEHIPLVAASGFRIKNIICFSGNRDGMDEEEGLENCKKGLQRIMPLAEKHKVTVCMELLNSKVDHPDYMCDHTAWGAELAKSVGSESFKLLYDIYHMQIMEGDMIRTIRDNHQYIGHYHTAGVPGRNEIDESQEIYYPAVMRAIAETGFNGYVAQEFIPKGEDKLGALAAGIKLCDV; encoded by the coding sequence ATGACTATTTCAAGACGACAGGCGCTGGGAAAAATGGCTGCGGGAACCGCTGCATTAATGATTTCCGACACGCTTTCCGGCCGTTTGTCGGCTGCTGATAAAAAACTGGACCCCAAAATGAAAGGACGTATTAATCATTCTGTATGTAAATGGTGTTTTCCTGATACCAGCCTGGAAGACCTGTGTAAGGCCGGCAAGGAGTTAGGGCTGCAGTCTATTGAACTTTTGACGGTAATTGATTTTCCTTTACTGCAGAAATACGGGCTCGAATGCGGGATGGTTAGCGGCGTTCCGGGAGGAATTCCCCAGGGCCTTAACCGGATGGAGAACCATGATAAGATCGTTGAATTTTTTGAGGAGCATATTCCCCTGGTGGCCGCATCCGGCTTTCGCATAAAGAACATCATTTGTTTTTCAGGGAACAGGGACGGCATGGACGAAGAAGAAGGGTTGGAAAATTGTAAAAAGGGGCTGCAGCGCATTATGCCGCTGGCCGAAAAACATAAGGTGACCGTTTGCATGGAACTGCTCAATAGTAAGGTGGACCACCCCGACTACATGTGCGACCATACTGCCTGGGGGGCGGAGCTGGCAAAGAGCGTGGGATCGGAGAGTTTTAAATTGCTATACGATATTTACCATATGCAGATCATGGAGGGGGATATGATCCGGACCATACGGGATAATCACCAGTACATCGGGCATTACCATACGGCTGGTGTGCCGGGCCGGAACGAAATTGACGAATCGCAGGAAATTTATTACCCGGCCGTGATGCGCGCCATCGCGGAAACGGGATTCAATGGATATGTGGCCCAGGAATTCATTCCGAAAGGAGAGGATAAACTGGGCGCCCTGGCGGCAGGGATCAAATTATGTGATGTATAG
- a CDS encoding MerR family transcriptional regulator: protein MPYKEREINKLYYSIGEVARMFDVNASLIRFWEKEFEILQPRKNKKGNRLFTQEDLENLKIIYHLVKEKGYTLQGAKEYLKSNKGTESERQKVLDSLQKLRSFLVELKEEL from the coding sequence ATGCCTTACAAAGAGCGCGAAATAAACAAACTTTATTACAGTATCGGGGAAGTTGCCCGGATGTTTGACGTCAACGCCTCTCTGATCCGCTTCTGGGAAAAGGAATTTGAGATCCTGCAGCCCCGGAAGAACAAAAAAGGCAACCGCCTGTTCACCCAGGAAGACCTCGAAAACCTGAAGATCATCTACCACCTCGTAAAAGAAAAAGGATACACGCTCCAGGGCGCCAAGGAATACCTGAAAAGCAACAAAGGCACTGAATCTGAACGCCAGAAAGTTCTCGACTCCCTTCAAAAACTCCGCAGTTTCTTAGTGGAATTGAAGGAAGAGCTATAG